From one Enterococcus sp. DIV2402 genomic stretch:
- the pdhA gene encoding pyruvate dehydrogenase (acetyl-transferring) E1 component subunit alpha: protein MAKKKTIDFQALLENVDAQFPTYQALDQDGNIVNEALVPDLSDEELVELMTRMVWSRVLDQRSTALNRQGRLGFFAPTAGQEASQLASHFAFEKEDVLLPGYRDVPQLIQHGLPLTQAFLWSRGHVAGNNYPEDLKALPPQIIIGAQYVQAAGVALALKMRGKKNVAFTYTGDGGSSQGDFYEGINFVGAYKANAVFFIQNNGFAISTPRDKQSAATTLAQKAVAAGIPGIQVDGMDPLAMYTVSKMARDWSVAGNGPVLIEALTYRYGPHTLSGDDPTRYRSKEMDDEWTAKDPLVRFRKYLEAKGLWSEAKEEEVIEATKEEIKVAIAEADKVPKQKVSDFLKNMFEDQPQSIKEQIEIYEAKESK from the coding sequence ATGGCAAAGAAAAAAACAATTGACTTTCAAGCACTGCTAGAAAATGTCGATGCTCAATTTCCAACTTATCAGGCATTAGACCAAGATGGAAACATTGTAAACGAAGCTTTAGTACCTGATTTAAGTGATGAGGAATTAGTTGAATTAATGACTCGTATGGTGTGGTCTCGTGTCCTTGACCAACGTTCAACTGCTTTAAACCGCCAAGGTCGCTTAGGTTTCTTTGCTCCAACAGCTGGACAAGAAGCAAGTCAATTAGCAAGTCATTTTGCTTTTGAAAAAGAAGACGTATTATTACCAGGATACCGTGATGTACCTCAATTAATCCAACATGGTTTACCTTTAACTCAAGCTTTCTTATGGTCTCGTGGCCACGTAGCTGGTAACAACTACCCAGAAGATTTGAAAGCTTTACCACCACAAATTATTATCGGTGCACAATATGTTCAAGCAGCTGGTGTTGCTTTAGCATTAAAAATGCGCGGTAAGAAAAATGTAGCATTCACTTATACAGGTGATGGTGGTTCTTCACAAGGTGACTTTTATGAAGGTATTAACTTTGTAGGTGCGTATAAAGCAAACGCAGTATTCTTTATTCAAAACAATGGATTTGCGATTTCTACACCTCGTGACAAACAATCAGCTGCAACAACTTTAGCTCAAAAAGCAGTAGCTGCTGGTATCCCAGGTATCCAAGTTGATGGTATGGATCCATTAGCAATGTACACTGTATCTAAAATGGCTCGTGATTGGTCAGTTGCTGGTAACGGCCCTGTATTAATCGAAGCATTAACTTACCGTTATGGTCCACATACATTATCTGGTGATGATCCAACACGTTACCGTTCTAAAGAGATGGACGATGAATGGACTGCAAAAGATCCATTGGTTCGTTTCCGTAAATATTTAGAAGCTAAAGGACTATGGTCTGAAGCTAAAGAAGAAGAAGTAATTGAAGCAACAAAAGAAGAAATCAAAGTAGCGATTGCTGAAGCTGATAAAGTTCCAAAACAAAAAGTTTCTGATTTCTTGAAAAATATGTTTGAAGATCAACCACAAAGCATTAAAGAACAAATTGAAATTTACGAAGCGAAGGAGTCGAAATAA
- a CDS encoding alpha-ketoacid dehydrogenase subunit beta, with protein MAQKTMIQAITDALACELASDENVVMFGEDVGKNGGVFRATEGLQEKFGEDRVFDTPLAESGIAGLAFGLALEGYRPVPELQFFGFVFEAMDEVVAQMARTRYRMGGTRNLPITIRSPFGGGVHTPELHSDNLEGLIAQSPGIRVVIPSNPYDAKGLLISAIRSNDPVVFLEHMKLYRSFREEVPEESYTVPLDKAAVTREGTDISIITYGAMVREAIKAADNLAKENISVEIVDLRTVAPLDIETIIASVEKTGRVVVVQEAQKQAGVAAQVVSEISERSILSLEAPIGRVSAPDTVFPFGQAENAWLPNASDIEAKVREIANF; from the coding sequence ATGGCACAAAAAACAATGATTCAAGCAATCACTGATGCCCTAGCTTGTGAGTTAGCCAGCGATGAAAACGTAGTGATGTTTGGTGAAGACGTTGGTAAAAACGGTGGAGTATTCCGTGCAACTGAAGGCTTGCAAGAAAAATTTGGTGAAGATCGTGTATTCGATACACCATTAGCAGAATCAGGTATTGCTGGTTTAGCGTTTGGATTAGCCTTAGAAGGATACCGTCCTGTTCCAGAACTACAATTCTTCGGTTTCGTATTTGAAGCAATGGATGAAGTTGTAGCTCAAATGGCACGTACTCGTTACCGTATGGGTGGCACAAGAAACTTGCCAATCACAATCCGTTCACCATTTGGTGGTGGAGTTCATACGCCAGAATTACACTCAGATAACTTAGAAGGATTGATTGCTCAATCTCCTGGTATCCGTGTGGTTATTCCATCAAATCCATATGATGCAAAAGGATTATTAATTTCTGCTATTAGAAGTAACGATCCAGTTGTTTTCTTAGAGCATATGAAACTTTACCGTTCATTCCGTGAAGAAGTGCCAGAAGAATCTTACACAGTACCTTTGGATAAAGCTGCTGTAACACGTGAAGGTACTGACATTTCTATCATCACTTATGGCGCAATGGTTCGTGAAGCAATCAAAGCTGCTGATAACTTAGCAAAAGAAAATATCAGCGTTGAAATTGTTGACTTACGTACAGTAGCTCCTCTTGATATTGAAACTATCATTGCATCTGTTGAAAAAACAGGCCGTGTTGTAGTTGTTCAAGAAGCTCAAAAACAAGCAGGTGTAGCTGCTCAAGTAGTATCTGAAATTTCTGAACGTTCGATCCTTTCTTTAGAAGCTCCAATCGGACGCGTATCTGCTCCAGATACTGTATTCCCATTTGGTCAAGCTGAAAATGCTTGGTTACCTAATGCATCAGATATTGAAGCAAAAGTAAGAGAAATCGCAAACTTCTAA
- a CDS encoding 2-oxo acid dehydrogenase subunit E2 codes for MAFQFKLPDIGEGIAEGEIVKWFVKPGDTINEDDTLLEVQNDKSVEEIPSPVTGTVKSILVEEGVVANVGDVLVEIDAPGFEDETPAAPAQEQTPAAPAALPEAGGQGVFQFKLPDIGEGIAEGEIVKWFVKAGDTINEDDTLLEVQNDKSVEEIPSPVTGTVVRVVVAEGVVANVGDVLVEIDAPGHNNAPAAAPSAPAPEAAAPASAPAEAAAPTGKPSKNVLAMPSVRQFARENDVDITLVTPSGKGGRVTKEDIQSFISGGSSAPAPVQEAAAPAEEAKPAVKAEKAEPAKPYQSNLGELETREKLTPMRKAISKAMVNSKHTAPHVTLHDEVEVSKLWDQRKKFKDVAAAQNTKLTFLPYVVRALTATMKKYPVLNASIDDASQEVVYKNYYNIGIATDTANGLYVPNVKDADRKGLFAIADEINAKAALAHEGKLAAEDMRNGTVTISNIGSVGGAWFTPVINYPEVAILGVGTIAQQPVVNAEGEIVVGRMMKLSLSFDHRIVDGATAQQAMNNIKRLLADPELLLMEG; via the coding sequence ATGGCATTTCAATTTAAATTACCGGATATCGGTGAAGGAATTGCAGAAGGCGAAATCGTTAAATGGTTTGTAAAACCAGGCGATACTATTAATGAAGATGATACTTTATTAGAAGTACAAAATGATAAATCAGTGGAAGAAATTCCATCACCAGTTACAGGAACAGTTAAAAGCATTCTTGTAGAAGAAGGTGTTGTAGCAAACGTTGGTGACGTGTTAGTTGAAATCGACGCACCAGGTTTTGAAGACGAAACTCCAGCAGCTCCTGCTCAAGAACAAACACCAGCAGCTCCAGCAGCATTACCAGAAGCTGGCGGTCAAGGCGTATTCCAATTCAAATTACCAGATATTGGTGAAGGAATTGCAGAAGGCGAAATCGTTAAATGGTTTGTAAAAGCCGGCGATACTATTAATGAAGACGATACTTTATTAGAAGTACAAAATGATAAATCAGTGGAAGAAATTCCATCACCAGTTACAGGAACAGTTGTACGTGTTGTTGTAGCAGAAGGCGTTGTAGCAAATGTTGGTGACGTATTAGTTGAAATCGACGCACCTGGACATAACAATGCACCTGCAGCGGCTCCGTCAGCTCCAGCACCAGAAGCAGCAGCGCCTGCATCTGCACCAGCTGAAGCAGCGGCTCCTACTGGTAAACCAAGCAAAAACGTATTAGCTATGCCATCTGTACGTCAATTTGCTCGTGAAAACGATGTTGATATTACTTTAGTTACACCTTCTGGAAAAGGTGGACGTGTAACAAAAGAAGATATCCAAAGCTTTATCTCTGGTGGTTCATCTGCTCCAGCTCCAGTACAAGAAGCAGCAGCTCCAGCAGAAGAAGCAAAACCAGCTGTGAAAGCTGAAAAAGCAGAACCAGCAAAACCATACCAATCTAACTTGGGCGAATTAGAAACTCGTGAAAAATTAACACCAATGCGTAAAGCAATTTCTAAAGCAATGGTTAACAGCAAACACACTGCTCCACACGTAACTTTACATGATGAAGTAGAAGTTTCTAAACTATGGGATCAACGTAAGAAATTTAAAGACGTTGCTGCCGCTCAAAATACTAAATTAACTTTCTTACCATATGTTGTTAGAGCATTAACTGCAACAATGAAGAAATATCCAGTATTGAACGCATCAATTGATGATGCTTCTCAAGAAGTAGTTTACAAAAACTATTACAACATCGGTATTGCTACTGATACTGCGAACGGTCTATACGTACCAAACGTTAAAGATGCTGATCGTAAAGGTCTATTTGCAATCGCTGATGAAATCAATGCAAAAGCTGCTTTAGCTCATGAAGGTAAATTAGCTGCAGAAGATATGCGTAACGGTACAGTTACAATCAGTAACATTGGTTCAGTTGGTGGAGCTTGGTTCACACCAGTAATCAACTACCCTGAAGTAGCAATTTTAGGTGTAGGTACAATTGCTCAACAACCTGTTGTCAATGCAGAAGGCGAAATCGTAGTAGGTCGTATGATGAAATTATCATTAAGCTTCGACCACCGTATCGTTGATGGCGCAACTGCTCAACAAGCTATGAATAACATCAAACGTTTGTTAGCAGATCCAGAGTTACTATTAATGGAAGGATGA
- the lpdA gene encoding dihydrolipoyl dehydrogenase has product MVVGDFALELDTVVIGAGPGGYVAAIRAAQMGQKVAIIERENVGGVCLNVGCIPSKALIAAGHHYQEAQHSEMFGVSAENVTLDFAKTQEWKTNGVVNKLTSGVGMLLKKNKVEIIEGEAFFVDDHTLRVIHPDSAQTYEFKNAIVATGSRPIEIPGFKFAGRVIDSTGGLALTEVPKKLVIIGGGVIGAELGGAYANLGSEVTILEGSPQILPTYEKDMVKIVEAEFKKKGMTVITSAMAKEAVDNGDSVTVKYAVDGKEEEVTADYVMVTVGRRPNTDDMGLEQAGVEIGERGLINVDAQCRTNVSNIYAIGDIVPGAALAHKASYEAKIAAEAISGKKVAVDYKAMPAVAFTDPELASVGMTIAEAKEAGIDAKAFKFPFAGNGRALSLGKTEGFIRLVATTEGHVLIGAQVAGISASDMVSELALAIESGMNAEDISLTIHPHPSLGEIVMDASELALGLPIHA; this is encoded by the coding sequence ATGGTAGTTGGAGATTTTGCCTTAGAATTAGATACAGTAGTAATCGGTGCGGGACCTGGCGGCTATGTAGCTGCCATCCGTGCTGCTCAAATGGGACAAAAAGTAGCGATTATTGAAAGAGAAAACGTTGGTGGCGTATGTCTAAACGTTGGTTGTATTCCTTCAAAAGCGTTAATCGCTGCTGGACATCATTATCAAGAAGCACAACATTCAGAAATGTTTGGTGTGTCTGCAGAGAATGTAACATTAGACTTTGCAAAAACTCAAGAGTGGAAAACAAATGGCGTTGTTAACAAATTAACTTCTGGCGTTGGTATGCTTTTGAAAAAAAATAAAGTAGAAATCATTGAAGGAGAAGCTTTCTTTGTAGATGATCACACTTTACGTGTTATCCATCCTGATTCTGCACAAACGTATGAATTTAAAAATGCGATTGTAGCAACTGGTTCTCGTCCAATTGAAATCCCTGGTTTCAAATTTGCTGGACGCGTAATTGATTCAACTGGTGGTTTAGCATTAACTGAAGTTCCTAAAAAATTAGTGATCATCGGTGGCGGAGTTATCGGTGCTGAACTAGGTGGCGCTTATGCTAACTTGGGTTCGGAAGTAACAATTCTTGAAGGTTCACCACAAATTTTACCTACTTATGAAAAAGATATGGTTAAAATTGTTGAAGCTGAATTCAAGAAAAAAGGCATGACTGTTATTACTAGTGCAATGGCTAAAGAAGCTGTTGACAATGGAGATAGCGTAACTGTTAAATATGCAGTAGATGGCAAAGAAGAAGAAGTCACTGCTGATTACGTAATGGTTACTGTAGGTCGTCGTCCAAACACTGATGACATGGGCTTAGAGCAAGCTGGTGTTGAAATTGGTGAACGTGGTTTAATCAACGTTGACGCACAATGCCGTACAAATGTATCAAATATCTACGCTATTGGTGACATTGTTCCAGGTGCTGCTTTAGCGCATAAAGCAAGCTATGAAGCTAAAATTGCTGCCGAAGCAATTTCAGGTAAAAAAGTAGCAGTTGATTATAAAGCAATGCCAGCTGTGGCCTTTACTGATCCTGAATTAGCTTCAGTAGGTATGACAATTGCAGAAGCAAAAGAAGCTGGAATTGATGCTAAAGCATTTAAATTCCCATTTGCTGGTAACGGTCGTGCATTATCATTAGGTAAAACTGAAGGATTTATCCGTTTAGTTGCTACTACTGAAGGTCACGTTCTTATCGGAGCTCAAGTTGCAGGTATCAGCGCTTCAGATATGGTTTCTGAATTAGCATTAGCTATCGAATCAGGTATGAATGCAGAAGATATCTCATTAACAATCCATCCTCACCCATCATTAGGTGAAATCGTAATGGACGCTTCAGAATTAGCATTAGGTCTACCAATTCACGCTTAA
- a CDS encoding DUF5052 family protein → MKKKRLMAVMVFWVIFLSGCQDIKMWFKDFEESFKGLEMVIQTYDEQSQLIDQITGKSILIERDSTFDTDAETKDSSVIQITIGTKEMHHVGSSMIIAEKGLENIFDDYAQTVDAQTIQRGVPVINSLVNDFKNSFVGKEKVVLIRSQNGTPLATYGGNNVSLYKTDVPKSTGLLIDGQYLFVYRCDYTIYDLALLE, encoded by the coding sequence ATGAAAAAAAAGCGATTGATGGCAGTAATGGTATTTTGGGTAATATTTTTATCGGGGTGTCAAGATATTAAAATGTGGTTTAAAGATTTTGAAGAAAGTTTCAAGGGATTAGAAATGGTGATTCAGACCTATGATGAACAAAGTCAGCTAATTGATCAAATTACTGGTAAATCAATTTTAATTGAACGTGACTCTACTTTTGATACGGATGCTGAAACGAAAGATTCTTCTGTGATTCAAATTACAATTGGTACTAAAGAAATGCACCATGTAGGTTCATCTATGATTATTGCTGAAAAAGGTTTAGAAAATATTTTTGATGATTATGCTCAAACAGTTGATGCTCAAACTATTCAACGAGGTGTACCAGTCATAAATTCATTAGTAAATGATTTTAAAAATTCATTTGTTGGTAAAGAAAAAGTTGTTTTAATTCGTAGTCAAAATGGTACACCATTAGCCACATACGGAGGAAATAATGTTTCGTTGTATAAAACAGATGTCCCCAAAAGTACGGGGTTATTAATTGATGGTCAATACTTATTTGTTTATCGTTGTGATTATACAATTTATGATTTAGCATTATTAGAATAA
- a CDS encoding YxeA family protein encodes MKLIAKIGGVILLMVGGLFALTFYTKNSANEFAGILDQLNPLVKEGHVYVKTKAADSVNGYGTAYYEQIAVYEDGKTRPIAFNGISELKVGHYLKLTNKGAHVETYEEVAKEDVPKNVLEKLE; translated from the coding sequence ATGAAATTAATTGCGAAAATCGGAGGAGTTATTTTATTAATGGTGGGAGGCTTATTTGCTTTAACCTTCTATACTAAAAATTCAGCGAATGAGTTTGCGGGGATTTTGGATCAACTAAATCCTCTAGTTAAAGAAGGACACGTGTATGTGAAAACCAAAGCTGCAGATAGTGTGAATGGCTATGGAACAGCATATTATGAACAAATCGCAGTGTATGAAGATGGAAAAACTCGACCAATTGCCTTTAATGGTATTTCAGAATTAAAAGTAGGACATTATTTAAAATTAACTAACAAAGGTGCTCATGTTGAAACGTATGAAGAAGTAGCTAAGGAAGATGTTCCAAAAAACGTATTAGAAAAACTAGAGTAA
- a CDS encoding UPF0223 family protein, with protein MREYQYPLNLDWTTDEMVLVMNMWDALEQAYEKGIPTEKFLKTHQAFKTVVRSIGEERRLGREFEELSGYSLYRTLQEAKNNATGKLKMKG; from the coding sequence ATGAGAGAGTATCAATATCCTTTGAACCTAGACTGGACCACTGATGAAATGGTCTTAGTCATGAACATGTGGGATGCTTTGGAGCAAGCCTATGAAAAAGGAATACCTACTGAAAAATTTTTAAAGACCCATCAAGCGTTTAAAACAGTTGTTCGCAGTATTGGTGAAGAACGTCGTTTAGGGAGAGAGTTTGAAGAATTATCCGGTTATTCACTGTATCGAACATTGCAAGAAGCAAAAAATAATGCTACTGGTAAATTGAAAATGAAAGGATAA
- a CDS encoding inositol monophosphatase family protein — MQILISEIKYWMTEAGEMIKTALFDDALTVDTKSERKDLVTNVDKIVQTYFAQKILAFDPKAKILGEENGQDHLNKWNGRVFIIDPIDGTMNFVLERENFCIMLAVYEEGQGILGFIYDVIKGQLLWGGRDIGVFLNEERVPQPANVSLKDGLLGMNAAMYARNSHNAQIMGDRAMGVRMSGCAGLELMGMALGRRVGYVSNLAPWDYAAGGVLIEALGMKMSHITGRKLKLDGRERFLAGTPSAYEEMLALSQQNDD; from the coding sequence ATGCAAATATTAATTAGTGAAATTAAGTATTGGATGACAGAAGCCGGCGAAATGATTAAAACGGCACTTTTCGATGATGCCTTAACTGTCGATACAAAAAGCGAACGAAAAGATTTAGTAACCAATGTGGATAAAATAGTACAAACTTATTTTGCACAGAAAATTTTAGCTTTTGATCCAAAAGCTAAAATTTTAGGAGAAGAAAATGGACAAGACCATCTGAATAAATGGAATGGTCGAGTGTTTATTATTGATCCAATTGATGGGACAATGAATTTTGTTTTGGAGCGTGAAAATTTTTGTATTATGTTGGCTGTTTACGAAGAAGGTCAAGGGATTTTAGGTTTTATCTATGATGTTATAAAAGGACAACTTCTATGGGGTGGTCGCGATATCGGTGTGTTCTTGAACGAAGAACGTGTGCCTCAACCAGCCAATGTTTCTTTAAAAGACGGTTTATTAGGAATGAATGCAGCAATGTATGCTAGAAACAGTCATAATGCCCAAATTATGGGTGATCGAGCAATGGGCGTACGAATGTCTGGTTGCGCTGGTTTAGAATTAATGGGAATGGCATTAGGTCGTCGAGTTGGCTATGTATCTAATTTAGCACCGTGGGACTATGCTGCTGGTGGCGTGTTAATCGAGGCATTAGGAATGAAAATGAGCCATATTACTGGTAGAAAATTAAAACTAGACGGACGTGAACGATTTTTAGCAGGAACGCCAAGTGCATATGAAGAAATGCTAGCCTTATCGCAACAAAACGATGATTAA